From Bacillota bacterium:
GTTCATCGCTATCCGGAATCCCCGCCATATTAAAATCAAAAACAATAAAATTACAGTGGCACCGCCAATAAATCCCATTTCTTCGCAAATAATCGCAAAGATAAAGTCATTCCATGGTTCCGGTAAATATAGGTATTTTTGCCTACTAGCGCCCAATCCCACACCGGCAAAGCCGCCGGAGCCGATTGCCAGCAGTGATTGGATAATCTGCCAACCGTGCTGGGTCGGATCCCGCCAGGGATCAGTAAAGATTAACAAGCGCATCAATCTATACGGCGCAATCCAAATCAACGCCACGATGCCGGGAATTGCAGCCGCAGCCAGGCCAATCAGGTGCCAGACATTAACACCGGCGCCAAAGAGCATGACCACGATACTGCCGACAATTGCCAATCCGGTCCCCAAATCGGGCTGGAGCATAATCAAACCAAAGTTAAGACCGGTGATTAGTAATACGGGCAGCAAGCCACGTCTAAATTGCTGAATCATCTCCCGTTTTACAACCAGGTAATTGGCGGTAAACAAAACAAGGGCAAATTTTGTGAAATCAGAAGGCTGAAAACGCATGAACCCTAAATCAATCCACCGCTGGGCATCTGTTCTTGCTACGCCAATCCCGGGGATAAGCACTAATCCCAGAAGGATAAAATTTATAAAGAAGAACAACTTTACGAATCGACGCCACTGCCAATAGTTAAAATTCATGCAGACAAACATCGCTGCTAACCCGAGAACCACAAAGATAAACTGGCGCCGAAGATAGTAATAACTGATTCCATATAAATACAATGAGTTAACCGAGCTGGAACTGTAGACCATCACCAGCCCAATAGCCAGCAAAACAAAAGTGGCTAAAATCAACAGGGAGTCCGGCGCCCCTTTCCGTTTCATGCTTACCCCCCCAATTTGGATACCAGCTCTTTAAACAGCAATCCCCGTTCTTCAAAGCTGCTAAAAGCATCCCAGCTGGCGCAGGCCGGGGACAAAAGAACACAGTCGCCTTCCCGGGCGTTTTCAGCGGCAATTGCAAATGCATCTGAAAGATCATCTGCCTGCTTGCATGCAGCAAATCCTGCGGCCTTCGCCTGTTGGCATAACTTGTAACCGGTGTCCCCAAATGTAACCATCAGTTTTACTTTATTCGCAAACTGGGCGGTCAATGCGTCAAAATCTGCTCCCTTGTCAAAACCGCCAGCCAATAGAATCACTTTGTCTTCAAAAGATCGAAGCGCAGTTATGGTCGAATCGGGATTGGTTGCCTTTGAATCGTTATAATACAAAACCCCTCCCACTTCCGCTACAAATTCCAACCGATGCTCGACGCCCCGAAAATCCTGCAAACCCTGACGGATCTGCTGAATAGTAACGCCACTTACCTTTGCCGCGGCAATGGCAGCCAAAGCATTGGCCTGATTATGAACTCCGGGCAAGTGTAGAGCGTTCAGAGGGGCAATCGGTTCCACCGCTCCCCGTTCCTCCCAACAGAACCAGCCCTCGCTAATATAAGCGTGAGCGCCGCGAGCAGAACTTAAACTGTAGCCAATGACCCGGCTGGCGCCAGTGGGCAGTGCGGAAAGAAATGGGTCATCAAGATTAAGCACTACATAATCTTCGCTGGTTTGGTTGCGCAACAGACGGGCCTTGGCCGCGATATAACTTTCCATGGTGCCATGCCGGTCCAAATGATCCGGTGTGATATTCGTATAAACAGCCACCCGGGGATGGAATTGATAACAATCTTCCAATTGAAAACTAGACGCCTCTACAGCAAGCAGCCAATCTTTTGACTTGCCCTGACTGATTTTGGTCAAAGGTAAACCGATGTTACCGCCCACAGCAACCGGCCGTCGGCCGTAGCCCAACAAGGTGCCGATGAGAGCAGTGGTGGTGGTTTTACCATTGGTCCCGGTAACGGCAACAACTTCTGCCTCTGTGAGCAGATAGGCCAGCTCTAATTCGCTAATAATCTCAATCCCCTGCCGACGTGCAGCATCCAGCAACGGAATACCGGGTGGAATGCCGGGATTTTTGACAATTAAATCAACCCCGTCCAACAAGGACAAAGGATGACTTCCCAATACAAGCCGAAGCTTGAGGTGTTTAAGCGCCCGTTGATCATCAACGGGCATTTTCTCCAGCGGCGCAATATCAGTAAGGGTCACCTGTGCTCCCTGTTGGAGCAACACTTCGGCCGCCGCAATTCCACTGCGGGCGGCCCCGACAACCAAGACTTGCCTCCCAATAAACATAGCCGCCTCCTGTCAGGTAATAAACCAGATTAATATAGCTAAGCCAGCGAATACCAGCTGAAACGACCAGAAGACCAGACAAATTTTCCACTCACTCCAGCCCAGAAGTTCAAAATGATGATGAAGCGGGCTCATCAAGAAAACCCTACGCCCAGTGAGCTTAAAGCTTGCTACCTGTATGATTACCGATAAGGTCACCAGCACGAAGACTCCGCCTAAAAGCACTAATAACAATTCGGTGCCGGTGAGAACAGCAATCGCGGCGATGGCGCCACCTATACCCAAGGCTCCGGTATCTCCCATAATCACACGGGCGGGATGCAGATTAAACACCAAATACCCTAAAATGCTGCCGGCCAGAAGCAGGGCAAATATACTTACATCGGTCTGCCCCTGGAGCGCGGCCAGCAACGCCTGGGCGGAGAGGACAATCACAGCGGTGCCACCGGCAAGACCATCCACGCCATCGGTAAGATTAACTGCATTCGATGTCCCGACAAAAACGACTGTAATAAAGAGGGGGTAAAAAAGACCCAACTCCAGAGCGCCCACTCCAGGTATGTTCACCACATGTTCAACACCCAGATTGCGCAGCGCCAGATAAACGAAGGCGACCACCAAGAATTGTCCACCGAGCTTAAATCTGGCCTTTAGCCCAAGCGACTGTTTGAGCACCACCTTTAAATAGTCATCGGCAAACCCAACGGCGGCAAAGCCTAGGGTTGCAAATAAAGCCACAAAACCTGCAGGTTCACGAGGCAAAAAAACGAAACCCAAAATTAATGCGACAAGCGCAAAAATTAGTCCGCCCATGGTTGGTGTTCCTGCCTTGGACAGGTGGGTGCGCGGTCCAACATCCCGAATAGTCTGGCCGATCTTCAAACGCCGCAAAAGTGGTATTATCAACCAACCCAAAAGTAAAGAAGCGACAAATGCAGAAATCAGTAATGTCAATTCAAGTGTCATTTTTGTCCTCCATTTTCCAGCAGAGCGACAAGGGTTTCCATTTGAATGCCGCGGGACCCCTTAAAAAGCACTACATCATCTGGCTTCAACATAGCCAACGCCGCGCTAGCGGCCCTGCTGTCGGTATATGTTTGAATCTGTCCGGCATCCAATCCTGCTGCCAGCGCACCGGTGGCCACAGTCTCGGACCAGTCGCCAACGGCAACAAGTAAATCTATGCCCAGATTTGCAGCAATTTGCCCCATTTGATAATGGCTGGTTTCTGTGGACGAGCCCAGCTCCAACATATCGCCGACAAAAGCTACATGACGCTTGCCTGGCTGCCGGAGTAAAACTTTAAACGCGGCCCGCACTGAATCAGGATTGGAATTATATGAGTCGTCAATTACTGTAAGTTCTCCCACATGTTTGATGTTCAGCCGACCGGCGGCGTTCCGGGCAGTTTCCAACCCCCGAACAATTGTCGCCGGCTCCATACCTAACTGAATGCCTACTGTAAATGCCGCCAGTGCGTTGAGGACATTGTGATCACCCGGCATGGGGACAGAGACGTCAATACACTTATCGTCCCAGAAAACAGTAAAATCGACCCCACGCGGGCCTTCCTTAACTTCTCCGGCCCGAAAGTTATTGCCGCGTCCAAATCCATAGGTCAAGGCTGTCCAATCTGAAGCCGTATCCAAGGCATAATCGCGTAGGAAAGGATCATCGCCATTGACGATTAAAATCTTTGGCTCGGTAAGATTGTGGGCCAGTTCCATCTTTGCCAGACGAATATTTTCCCGGGAGCCCAGCTTTTCCAGATGGGAGTCGCCAATATTTGTTATGACCCCGATTCCCGGCTGGCTGATCTCGCATAATCTGGCAATCTGGCCACGGGCATCCATACCCATTTCTAAAACAGCCACCTGATGCTTCTCGTCGAGATCTAACATACGCAAAGGCAAGCCGATTTCATTATTGTGATTTCCCAAAGTCTTTATGGTAGTAAATCCAGCCTCGACAACGGCTGCTATGAGTTCTTTGGTTGTAGTTTTGCCGCTGCTACCGGTGACCCCTATTGCCTGGAGCGCAAAGCGACGCCGCCACCAAGCGGCCAGCTCTTGCAGAGCAATCAATGTATTTTGTACATGAATAACTGCCAACCCTTCGGGGGCTTCGACTGCTTTTTCGACCAATGCCGCTACGGCGCCCCGGCCCAGGCAATCTTCCAGATAAAGGTGCCCATCAGTATTTTCTCCTTTAAAGGCGACAAACAAACTGCCGGGCGCCACTTTTCTACTGTCGATACATGCGCTGGTAACAGCAGCCAGGGGATCGCCGCCCATCAAGCGACCATTAACGACAGCAGCCAAAGTTGAAACCTGAATATTCACTATGCTCACCCTCACAACGTTTACTAACAAACATTAAAGCACCTGTTCATTATAATACATTTAGCCTCAGGCTGCATCAATGTTTATCCCGCATTGTTCCCGATTACAGTCCAGTTAATCAGGGTGGGCAAACTTCACCTGAATTTTTTCACCACTCTTTACCCGGGCCCCGGGCTGGGGAGATTGCTCCACAGCAATACCGCTGCCCAAAGCTTCCATTCGCAGGCTCAGCAACGCAAAGAGCTCGCCAGCTTCCCGCATGGACAGGCCCAGCACACTGGGCACAGTCACTTCATCTTCAGCCAGATCGCCGGCCCCACCGGTATAAATAACAATCGTCGTTTCAATGGGCACGGTTGCTCCCGGCTTTGGCGTCTGGGCAATTATCAATTCGCCATCGCCCTCAATGCGCAGATTGAACCCTTCCACCTCTAAACGTTCCTGTGCCTCTGGAATTGTCAAATTAACCAGATTGGGCACAACTGCCTGACTGGGGATTTCCGGACGCGGCAATTCAGTGTCGGGCGGTATATTCCAATAGCGCATCACTTCGGAGACAATATCCCTAAACACCGGCCCTGCCGTCTGACCGCCCCATTGGGGCCCCCGTGTCGGTTCATCAATCATAACGTATAATGCAATTTGCGGGTCTTCTGCCGGGGCGAAACCAACATAAGACATCATGTAACGACCGGCAAGGTAACCACCGTCGGGAGAGATCTTCTGGGCAGTGCCAGTTTTACCTGCCACCCGATAACCCTCCACAGCGGCAAAGCGACCTGAACCAACCCCCACACCGTCGGCAAGCACCGTCGTAACCTCGTACGCAGTGTCGGAAGAGATCACTTGCCTGATAACCTCCGGTTCTGTAGTTTGAACGACGTTTCCATCCTCATCCCGAAATTCTTTGGCCAGATACGGCCGCATAAGCTTACCGCCGTTGGCAACCGCCGCGGCAGCCATCACCTGCTGAATTGGCGTTACGGCGTTGCCCTGGCCAAATGCTGTTACGCCCAGATCCACATTGCTCATTGTATTTACATTAAACAAAATTCCCGTTGCTTCTCCATACAGATCAATGCCTGTTCGGGAACCAAATCCGAAACCGTGGATATAATTAAACAGCCGTTCCTTTCCCAATCGGAGGCCAAAGGACACAAAGCCCGGGTTACAGGAATTCCACACCACTTCCGGAATGGACTGGGACCCATGGCCGCTATGCCAGCAATGGAGCGTTGTTCCGGATACTGTTATACCGCCACTACAGAAATAACCATCATGTAAACTCACTTCATTTTCTTCCAGGGCGGCAGACATTGTGACAATTTTAAATGTGGAGCCGGGCTCAAAAGCATCGGCAATTAGCGGATTTCGCCAGCTGGAAGCGGGAAAGTCCCCGTAACGTTCAGGGTAAAAATCAGGCCGTGCCGCAAGGGCAAGCACTTCGCCTGTTTGAGGATTCACAGCCAAGACACCGGCCGCTTTGGGCGCAAACTCCTCCATGGCCTTATCCAATTCCCGCTCGGCAATATGCTGAATAACCTCATCGATTGTCAACACCAGGTCATATCCGTTTATGGGGTCCAGATATGCTTGAACACTGTCGGGTAGTTCACGGCCACGGGCATCTGACTCGAAAATTATATAACCGGGTTTGCCCTTCAGTTCCTCTTCATAATAAACCTCTATTCCTTCAAGCCCCTCGTCAACACCGGCGAATCCCAGGACATGACTGGCCAAATTGCCACGGGGGTAAAAACGTTTACTTTCAATCGTGGTTCTTATACCCGGTAACCGTAATTCCTTTACGGCCTGGGCAACTTCATCTTCTACCTTTCGCTTTAAAAAAACCTCAAACATATTCATTTCCATCCGGGAAATTAAAGACTCCTCGCTCATCTCCAAAATTGGCGCCAACAGACGCGCAGTTTCTTCAATGTCTCCCAAATCCGCAGGAATAGCCACAATTGACTCCGCTGTGGCGCTCCCGGCCAACAAATTGCCGTTGCGGTCAAAAATTCTTCCCCGTTGGGGCTGCACAGTAAGCCGCCTATTCCATTGCTCCACCGCCAACCCCTGCAATTCCGGCCCGCGAACAAATTGCAGCCAGCCCACGCGGCCTACCATCGACGTGAGAAAAAAAGCAAAGACTGCAAAGGAAACCAGCAGTCTTTTTCGGACCATTACATATGAGACCCTGTTCCCCACCATAAATCCCTCACTTTACTGATCCAAAAATTTGATTTGCTCCGGGCGCGGGTCATTTAATCCCATCTCGCTTCTGGCAATAGACTCGAGACGCTCTAAACTGGTCAATTGAGCAATTCGTATCTCC
This genomic window contains:
- a CDS encoding phospho-N-acetylmuramoyl-pentapeptide-transferase, whose translation is MTLELTLLISAFVASLLLGWLIIPLLRRLKIGQTIRDVGPRTHLSKAGTPTMGGLIFALVALILGFVFLPREPAGFVALFATLGFAAVGFADDYLKVVLKQSLGLKARFKLGGQFLVVAFVYLALRNLGVEHVVNIPGVGALELGLFYPLFITVVFVGTSNAVNLTDGVDGLAGGTAVIVLSAQALLAALQGQTDVSIFALLLAGSILGYLVFNLHPARVIMGDTGALGIGGAIAAIAVLTGTELLLVLLGGVFVLVTLSVIIQVASFKLTGRRVFLMSPLHHHFELLGWSEWKICLVFWSFQLVFAGLAILIWFIT
- the spoVE gene encoding stage V sporulation protein E, with translation MKRKGAPDSLLILATFVLLAIGLVMVYSSSSVNSLYLYGISYYYLRRQFIFVVLGLAAMFVCMNFNYWQWRRFVKLFFFINFILLGLVLIPGIGVARTDAQRWIDLGFMRFQPSDFTKFALVLFTANYLVVKREMIQQFRRGLLPVLLITGLNFGLIMLQPDLGTGLAIVGSIVVMLFGAGVNVWHLIGLAAAAIPGIVALIWIAPYRLMRLLIFTDPWRDPTQHGWQIIQSLLAIGSGGFAGVGLGASRQKYLYLPEPWNDFIFAIICEEMGFIGGATVILLFLILIWRGFRIAMNAPDSFGQFLALGLTAIIAVQASINIGVVTGSLPVTGINLPLISYGGSSLLITLGCIGILLNISRYSMNG
- a CDS encoding PASTA domain-containing protein — translated: MVGNRVSYVMVRKRLLVSFAVFAFFLTSMVGRVGWLQFVRGPELQGLAVEQWNRRLTVQPQRGRIFDRNGNLLAGSATAESIVAIPADLGDIEETARLLAPILEMSEESLISRMEMNMFEVFLKRKVEDEVAQAVKELRLPGIRTTIESKRFYPRGNLASHVLGFAGVDEGLEGIEVYYEEELKGKPGYIIFESDARGRELPDSVQAYLDPINGYDLVLTIDEVIQHIAERELDKAMEEFAPKAAGVLAVNPQTGEVLALAARPDFYPERYGDFPASSWRNPLIADAFEPGSTFKIVTMSAALEENEVSLHDGYFCSGGITVSGTTLHCWHSGHGSQSIPEVVWNSCNPGFVSFGLRLGKERLFNYIHGFGFGSRTGIDLYGEATGILFNVNTMSNVDLGVTAFGQGNAVTPIQQVMAAAAVANGGKLMRPYLAKEFRDEDGNVVQTTEPEVIRQVISSDTAYEVTTVLADGVGVGSGRFAAVEGYRVAGKTGTAQKISPDGGYLAGRYMMSYVGFAPAEDPQIALYVMIDEPTRGPQWGGQTAGPVFRDIVSEVMRYWNIPPDTELPRPEIPSQAVVPNLVNLTIPEAQERLEVEGFNLRIEGDGELIIAQTPKPGATVPIETTIVIYTGGAGDLAEDEVTVPSVLGLSMREAGELFALLSLRMEALGSGIAVEQSPQPGARVKSGEKIQVKFAHPD
- a CDS encoding UDP-N-acetylmuramoyl-L-alanine--D-glutamate ligase, with protein sequence MFIGRQVLVVGAARSGIAAAEVLLQQGAQVTLTDIAPLEKMPVDDQRALKHLKLRLVLGSHPLSLLDGVDLIVKNPGIPPGIPLLDAARRQGIEIISELELAYLLTEAEVVAVTGTNGKTTTTALIGTLLGYGRRPVAVGGNIGLPLTKISQGKSKDWLLAVEASSFQLEDCYQFHPRVAVYTNITPDHLDRHGTMESYIAAKARLLRNQTSEDYVVLNLDDPFLSALPTGASRVIGYSLSSARGAHAYISEGWFCWEERGAVEPIAPLNALHLPGVHNQANALAAIAAAKVSGVTIQQIRQGLQDFRGVEHRLEFVAEVGGVLYYNDSKATNPDSTITALRSFEDKVILLAGGFDKGADFDALTAQFANKVKLMVTFGDTGYKLCQQAKAAGFAACKQADDLSDAFAIAAENAREGDCVLLSPACASWDAFSSFEERGLLFKELVSKLGG
- a CDS encoding UDP-N-acetylmuramoyl-tripeptide--D-alanyl-D-alanine ligase, which gives rise to MNIQVSTLAAVVNGRLMGGDPLAAVTSACIDSRKVAPGSLFVAFKGENTDGHLYLEDCLGRGAVAALVEKAVEAPEGLAVIHVQNTLIALQELAAWWRRRFALQAIGVTGSSGKTTTKELIAAVVEAGFTTIKTLGNHNNEIGLPLRMLDLDEKHQVAVLEMGMDARGQIARLCEISQPGIGVITNIGDSHLEKLGSRENIRLAKMELAHNLTEPKILIVNGDDPFLRDYALDTASDWTALTYGFGRGNNFRAGEVKEGPRGVDFTVFWDDKCIDVSVPMPGDHNVLNALAAFTVGIQLGMEPATIVRGLETARNAAGRLNIKHVGELTVIDDSYNSNPDSVRAAFKVLLRQPGKRHVAFVGDMLELGSSTETSHYQMGQIAANLGIDLLVAVGDWSETVATGALAAGLDAGQIQTYTDSRAASAALAMLKPDDVVLFKGSRGIQMETLVALLENGGQK